AACTGCAAATTCGGCAAGATACTTGAAAAAACACAATTTTTCTAAGGTTAAACTGGATAATAGAGTCTTATAAGGGGGATCAAGAAAAACAAAATCAAAAAAGACATCCTCATTAAAATTTCTTAAAAATTTAAAAACGTCCTCTTTAAAAATTTTTATTTGCTTTTCAATTCCAAACTTCTTTATATTTTTAAAAATAGTATTTACCGCCTCATGATTTTTTTCAACAAAATAAGCAAATTTTGAGCCTTCACTTATCGCTTCAATTCCAACTGCACCAGAGCCTGCAAATAAATCGAGGAAAGTTTTACCTACAATTTCAAAACGGATAACATCAAAAATTGCTTCTCTCACTCTATCAGAAGTGGGCCTAAGAGTAAGATGCCTTGGTGGAGAAATGAGTTCTATTCCTTTAAATGCACCTGAAACTATTCTCATTAGCCTACCTCAATAAGCAAAATAGCATCTTCATACTTTTTTGAAATTATCCTCTTAAGTTCTTCAACACGCTCTTCTTCCCACGTTATCTCTTTATTTATCATCGATAAAGCTTCACTTCGAGCTTGCTCAAGTAAAGTAATACTATCTTCTTGCATAAGAGAATATAAGTGCAAATTTGATAAACCAGATTGTTTTGTCCCAAAAATCTCACCTTCCCCCCGCAGGCGCAAGTCCTCCTCTGCAACTTCAAAACCATTATTTGTTTTCTCTAATATTCTCAATCTCTCAACACTCTCTTTTGAAGGAGTTCTTACAATAAGCAAGCAGTAGGATTGAAGGTCACTTCTTCCAACACGACCTCTCAATTGATGCAAAGTTGCAAGCCCAAAACGATCTGCATCTTCAACAACAATTACTGTTGCATCTTTGACATCAACTCCAACTTCAACTACAGTTGTTGAAACAATTGCCTGAATATCACCATTTTTAAAATCATCAATGACTTTCTGTTTATCAACCGAAGGCATCGCACCATGCAATTTTGCAATTTTATAATTCTTAAGATGTGTGTTTTTCAATTTATTAAAAAGTGTCTCAACCGATTTTACTTCTAAAGAATCTGAATCCTCAATTAATGGGCAAACTATGTAAGCTTTATGGCCTTTATTAAGCTCTTCTTGAACAAGGGAATAAGGACTTTCTTCATCATTTAAGAATACCTTCGTTATAACTGGCTTTCTTCCTTTAGGTAAAACTCTTATTTCACTTATATCCAAATCACCATACAAAGTTAAAGCAAGAGTTCTTGGAATAGGGGTTGCACTCATAACAAGGGTGTGAGGTTGTATGGCTTTATTCTTTAATGCCCCTCTTTGCATAACACCAAACCGATGTTGCTCGTCAACAACAACAAGGCCAAGCTTCTTAAACGATACGTCTTCCTCAATTAGAGCATGGGTTCCAATAATTATATCAATATTCCCATTTTGAAGATCATCGAGTATTTTCAACCTCTCTTTTCTTTTTGTGCTTGAGGTCAATAAAGCAATGTTCATATTG
This genomic window from Caldisericaceae bacterium contains:
- the rsmD gene encoding 16S rRNA (guanine(966)-N(2))-methyltransferase RsmD, with the translated sequence MRIVSGAFKGIELISPPRHLTLRPTSDRVREAIFDVIRFEIVGKTFLDLFAGSGAVGIEAISEGSKFAYFVEKNHEAVNTIFKNIKKFGIEKQIKIFKEDVFKFLRNFNEDVFFDFVFLDPPYKTLLSSLTLEKLCFFKYLAEFAVVIVEHAIYEKLLDMYEGDFILRKFKEKTYGKIVISYYVKEIKQY